In bacterium, one DNA window encodes the following:
- a CDS encoding P-II family nitrogen regulator translates to MLMIRAIVRPEKAAAVMQALMDAGYPAVTKMEVTGRGKQRGLKVGEVTYDELAKEMLMAVVNESDKELLLKAITRAARTGEKGAYGDGKIFVSPVDEVYTVSSGTREA, encoded by the coding sequence ATGCTGATGATACGAGCAATTGTACGCCCCGAAAAAGCCGCCGCCGTAATGCAGGCCCTGATGGACGCCGGTTACCCGGCCGTCACCAAGATGGAAGTCACCGGCCGCGGCAAGCAGAGGGGCCTCAAGGTAGGCGAAGTCACCTACGACGAACTGGCTAAGGAGATGCTGATGGCGGTCGTCAACGAATCCGACAAGGAGCTCCTCCTCAAGGCCATCACCCGCGCCGCCCGCACCGGCGAAAAGGGAGCCTACGGCGACGGCAAGATCTTCGTCAGCCCGGTTGACGAAGTCTACACCGTCTCCAGCGGCACCCGCGAAGCATAA
- a CDS encoding P-II family nitrogen regulator — MKEILAVIRMNKINQTKASLVQAGYPSMTAVRVMGRGSKPVDYEVVKAASTQTDPIPEVLDRLTAPPRLIAKRMISLVVPDEAVPVVVKTIIEANSTGSAGDGKIFVLPVMDAMRVRTYETGDAAISEMAGNQGG, encoded by the coding sequence ATGAAAGAGATTCTTGCCGTAATACGGATGAACAAGATCAACCAGACCAAGGCTTCGCTGGTTCAGGCGGGCTACCCCTCGATGACGGCGGTGAGGGTGATGGGACGCGGCAGCAAACCGGTGGATTACGAGGTCGTGAAGGCCGCCTCCACCCAGACCGACCCCATCCCCGAGGTTCTGGACAGGCTTACCGCCCCGCCGCGCCTCATCGCGAAACGCATGATAAGCCTCGTGGTCCCCGACGAAGCGGTACCCGTCGTGGTCAAAACCATAATCGAAGCCAACTCCACCGGGAGCGCCGGTGACGGAAAGATTTTCGTACTGCCTGTGATGGACGCCATGCGCGTTCGCACCTACGAGACAGGCGACGCGGCCATCAGCGAAATGGCCGGGAACCAGGGAGGCTGA
- a CDS encoding (2Fe-2S) ferredoxin domain-containing protein encodes MEKPKFHILVCGSFRGAEAKGVCHQKGSLALLPYLESEIIDRGLDAMVSSTSCLKACDHGPVMVVYPQGDWYGKVDEEAIDTILDALEAGETAGDYLI; translated from the coding sequence GTGGAAAAACCCAAGTTTCACATACTCGTCTGCGGCAGTTTCCGCGGCGCCGAAGCCAAGGGCGTCTGTCACCAGAAGGGGTCGCTGGCCCTCCTCCCCTACCTGGAGTCTGAGATAATCGACAGGGGCCTCGATGCGATGGTCTCTTCCACAAGCTGTCTCAAAGCCTGCGACCACGGCCCCGTTATGGTGGTCTACCCGCAGGGCGACTGGTACGGCAAGGTGGACGAGGAGGCGATAGACACCATCCTCGACGCGCTTGAAGCCGGCGAAACCGCCGGGGATTACCTTATCTGA
- the nifE gene encoding nitrogenase iron-molybdenum cofactor biosynthesis protein NifE, whose translation MAAEEILKEREGQIREKGTGEFAIECDKPSLAGAVSQRACVFCGARVVLYPIADALHLVHGPVGCASYTWDIRGALSSGPELHRLSFSTDLREKDIIFGGEEKLYKSLVELIDRHSPKAAFVYSTCIVGIIGDDLEAVCRRVEAEKKIPVIPVQSEGFKGNKRAGYNAACRAMFRLVGSGPTDNISPVSVNLLGDFNLAGEIWIVRKYLERMGVEVVANVTGDGRVEDLRRAHGAALNVVQCSGSTMDFAKLMRDEYGTPILRVSYFGIEDMAQALYDIADFFAPKDPGIVRRTQELVREEIGKILPALERYRKDLTGKKAALYVGGAFKAFSLIKAFRLLGMQVVMAGSQTGTSEDYEELHSVADEGTVIVDDANPLELVKFIKEKGVDVLVGGVKERPIAYKLGIGFCDHNHERKIALEGFEGMENFAAEIHRTVMSPVWRFVPRKWGENG comes from the coding sequence ATGGCAGCCGAAGAGATTTTAAAGGAAAGGGAAGGGCAGATCCGGGAAAAGGGAACCGGGGAGTTCGCCATCGAGTGCGACAAGCCCTCCCTTGCCGGTGCGGTGAGCCAGCGCGCCTGCGTATTTTGCGGGGCTAGAGTCGTGCTCTACCCGATAGCCGACGCCCTCCACCTCGTCCACGGCCCCGTCGGCTGCGCCTCCTACACCTGGGACATAAGGGGAGCCCTCTCCTCCGGCCCCGAGCTTCACCGCCTGAGCTTTTCGACCGACCTTCGCGAGAAGGACATCATCTTCGGCGGCGAGGAGAAGCTCTACAAATCCCTCGTCGAGCTCATCGACCGCCACTCGCCGAAAGCCGCCTTCGTCTATTCGACCTGCATCGTCGGCATCATCGGCGACGATCTCGAAGCCGTCTGCCGCCGCGTCGAAGCGGAAAAGAAAATTCCCGTGATTCCGGTTCAGTCCGAAGGCTTCAAGGGCAACAAGCGCGCCGGCTACAACGCCGCCTGCCGCGCCATGTTCCGCCTCGTCGGAAGCGGTCCCACGGACAACATCTCCCCCGTCTCGGTAAACCTCCTCGGGGACTTCAACCTCGCCGGAGAGATCTGGATAGTGCGCAAGTACCTCGAAAGGATGGGCGTCGAGGTAGTGGCCAACGTCACCGGAGACGGAAGGGTCGAGGATCTTCGCCGGGCCCACGGGGCGGCTCTGAACGTCGTCCAGTGTTCCGGCTCGACGATGGATTTCGCGAAGCTGATGCGGGACGAGTACGGGACTCCGATCCTTCGGGTCTCCTACTTCGGCATCGAGGACATGGCCCAGGCTCTTTACGACATCGCCGATTTTTTCGCCCCGAAAGACCCCGGCATAGTCCGGCGCACGCAGGAACTCGTCCGCGAGGAGATCGGAAAGATACTTCCCGCGCTGGAGCGCTACCGCAAAGACCTCACGGGCAAGAAAGCCGCCCTTTACGTCGGCGGCGCTTTCAAGGCCTTTTCCCTCATCAAGGCTTTCCGCCTTCTGGGTATGCAGGTCGTGATGGCCGGTTCCCAGACGGGAACCAGCGAGGATTACGAGGAGCTTCACAGCGTGGCGGACGAGGGGACGGTCATAGTGGACGACGCCAACCCGCTGGAGCTCGTCAAGTTCATCAAGGAAAAGGGCGTGGACGTGCTGGTCGGAGGCGTTAAGGAACGCCCAATAGCCTACAAGCTTGGCATAGGCTTTTGCGACCACAACCACGAGCGGAAGATCGCCCTCGAAGGGTTCGAGGGGATGGAGAATTTCGCCGCCGAGATACACCGCACGGTGATGAGCCCCGTCTGGCGCTTCGTGCCCCGGAAATGGGGCGAAAATGGGTAA